In Miscanthus floridulus cultivar M001 chromosome 8, ASM1932011v1, whole genome shotgun sequence, the sequence GCTGGCCGAGTTCGATCGATGCTGTGACCCCGACGCGATCGCGATGTGACCAACGGTCCAACGCCGCGAAGCAACGCAAGTCGCGAGTCGCAACGTGACGCGCGAGGCAGGCCAGGCACCGAGCGGCAACCGGCAACTTGCCAAAGCGCGCACCCGCCCGTTCGCTTCCAATAAAAGGCGGCTGCCGCGCTGGCCACGCCTGGCAGGCGCGGGCGCGGCCGGGCAGAAGCTTCCGCATCCGCAGTCCCCAGGCCCGCACCCGCGGTCGCTGACCGGCGACCGCATCGCCGAGCCAGTCAGTCGCCTAGGCGAGGACGAGACAGACGACCCCGCACCCGTTTCCAGCGCGGCGCACAAAACGGCCAGTTCCGCCGTCGCGTGCTGCATCGGGGGCCAGGGCCAAGTAAGTGGGTGGTGGGGACAGAAATATCCTCCTGCCTGCTGCTCCTCGTCCTCGGCCTCGGCGTGCTcgcaggcgggcgggcgggcgggcggagcAGGCGGTAGAGGCGAGGAGGCGGATCGGGGAGCGGAGATCCCGGCGGCCGGAGGGATGGCGAAGGGCGGCGGGGAGAGGGGCGCGCTGCTGCCGGTCTCGGCGGACGTTGGGAAGGGCAACGgcggagggggaggcggcgacgaCGCCGTGCTGTTCAAGGGCTCCGCCATGAcccgccgcggcgccgccgccgcgctctccTACATGGCATGCTCCGGTACGCGCTACGCCCGATCGGCTCCCTCCCTCCCGGGCGGGCGGCTTGGTTTGCTTGTTTCTGCAGCGGTCGCGCCGCCGCGTGGACTGCTCGCGGTTCGGGATCGGGTGGGTTGTTTCGTTCGTCGCGTTCAGGGAATTTGGGGACGCGAGAGCACCTGCATCACGTGTTTGACTTGTTGCTTGTGCTAGTCGTCACGTTTTCTGTTGAATTCAGCTACGTGATTTTGGAGTTCGTGCAGGATGGTTGACTCGTGCTTTTGGTCTTTCGGCTTTTGCCAACACCACCGAGCTTTTGGGAAGAGAGACCATTTTCGTAGTTCTGTTGCCTATGGGTTATACGCAACGTACAAAGTACATACTTCATACATGTTTATGAAATTCTATATGTAAGTAGGAACTGGCTATTTCATACAGATAACTGAATTTTCCATCATGACGAATCTGTGACATACTGTCCTAGTGTTAGCTGAATTCTGGTCGTTACAAATGGGGCTACTGTGCTGCCTTATCTGCCTTTGGAGTTTGCAGTGGACCTATGCTTATTGCTCGGGCACACTTGTAGGGGAACATGACCACAGAACCCTGTTGGAATAGGATTTAGAAAGCAATACGCCATTTAATAACAAAGTAAGGTTTCTAGGAGGCATATGTATGAATTTGGATCAGACACAGGGCCTGTCAGGAAGAGTGATGGTTCCCTGTTATCTCATGTACTATATATTGTTTGGTGCTGATGATAGGATGTAAATTGCTTCAATTCCCTGTTTGGATGATGGTTCAATTGGATAAGAATAACCATTTAATAGAATAGATACATCATTGTCCTCATCTAATTATCTGGCTAGCTAGCCTTTTGAACTGAAACCTGCCCATTTATCATTAGTTGCATGACAAAATTGGAACAAAGGAAGGTGGTCCTACTGAGGAAAATCAGCAAACCATTTTCACTTTAGGGGGAAAAATTGGTGTGGAAGATTTGAGTCATTGTTAAGTGATGAATGAGGTTTGGATTGCACAGTTAAACTCATCTTCCATTTATATGTGCTTACTGGAGGTTGGAGAACTGTGAACGGGTTACCGTAGTTGGACTGGTTATGTTGGACTTACTAATGATACCCCCGTTTTGCATTCATGACTAAAATTGCACTGGAACTCACTTGTGTTCTGCTGATAATACCAGTTGAAGGAGTTCTGCACAATGCATGGTAGTCAGTTTTACTTGAATCGTTTCACCTTAATTTTGGTTTATCTCTGTTGCTTCTTTTAAATATTTAGATAGATCGTGTATTTGCATCAACCATCTGGTTGAGCAAggaaaaataattataaaaaagGTTTCTTGATCATTGTTTTGTTTGTTCTGTATTCTCCTTAACATGTGCAGTGTGCCAATGCAATATTTAGTTATGTTGTCTCCACATGTTATACTTGTGTGCCTCAAATTATTGTACACACTGTTAATCTGCTACTAGTTTATACCCATACATTCATTTGAGTTCCTTGATGATTCACTCTGTGATGCCATCTTTTTTAGCTCTAGAAGCATGGTAACCAAATAACCAATGTCCACAGGGATATGATGTGTTATTGTTttgttttccattttcagaacCCATTTGTTGTCCTAATTTTGATACTTTTCAATTTGCAGTGTTGCTAGTGATGTTTAACAAAGCAGCTCTGTCTTCGTATAGTTTCCCTTGTGCAAATGTCATCACGCTCCTTCAGGTACTGGATGTGTTCTGGGAAAATCTGTGGCGTGCATGGTTCATGCACTTTTCTGGATGGAGTACGTGAAAGTTACATGTCTGTGTTCCATCGAATtcttagcaaacaatttctttcaAGTTTTCAGTGTTGTATGGGTCTATGTGATTAGTCTAGTCCAGGGTTCAGTTTCCACTGGTAACTGTTTTTCCCATTGGATACCAGGAGAACAAATCCTGTCCAGGAAATTCTAAATTTAAAATGTAAGTGCAAATTTTTAATTTGAACTGATTAACAGTAATCTGTTGAGGACTTTGGTGGGATCCTCATTTATAGTGGTAAATTGGAGGAGCTGGTAAAATTCAAGCCCAACATCTACATTTTCAAATATCAACAAATACTTGGGGGTGACCGTACATATTTTTGTAATCAATTTGTTATTGAAAATATTTAATTTTGTCCCATGGTATAGTTCCAAATATCAACAAATACTGCCTTTAATCTTATTTCAATAATGTTCCAAGTCTTGCTTGAAGTGCCGCAAATACTTCACTTTTTATCATCCCTGGGAAATAGTGGATCCCAAATCTTTCGGTAGCTGTTGATGGAACATAGCTTTATAAAACCTTCCTTTGCCTTTGGATGTCTGTTGGCTAAACTTCTTGGTTTACATTTGTATTCTATCATTTATGTATTTCTCCTTTCTTTGTTAACACTTAACAAACATGTGCAGATGGTGTGCTCAACGTGCCTTCTTTATGTTCTGAGACGTTTAAAGATCATCTCCTTCACAAATAGTGATCCATCAGTGCCTTCTGATTCAATATTCTTTGTGCCATTTAGGATGTTGTTGCGCACCACACCTCTTTCCTTGGCTTATTTACTCTACATGGTATGCTGACTCCCTTACAAGATTAATGTGTTCAATAATTAGGCACATGCATTTCTGTTCATGTTGAATTCTCACTGGTAtttacttttcttttttttttggtaaaaagCTAGCTTCGATGGAATCAGTCCGTGGAGTTAACGTCCCTATGTATACAACTCTACGGCGCACAACAGTCGTGTTTACAATGACAATGGAGTATTTCCTGGCAAAGCAGAAGCACACCCCACCTATAATAGGCAGGTAAATATATGGATATTTGTTCTGTTCGCTGTTTCTTATTATTACCAGTACACAGTTCTAAGAGTTTCGTTTCGTTTAATGCATTTATGCCCTAGGCAGTGTCAAACATAAGTATTTGAACAAATTATTGATTTTGTATAAGCCTTTGATTATATGATTATATTTGTTTCATCCAGTAGTAATAGGTTTCTGTACCTACTACTGTACCTGTACCCTTTTTCTTTGGATACAGCATTTGTTATGCTGAACATTTTCAAAACTTGGTACTGTTCTGAATCTATAATGTTCCACTATCTGGTTGTTAACCAAGCTTTTTATCAGTGTGGCTTTGATTGTATTTGGTGCATTTGTTGCTGGAGCTCGAGACTTGTCATTTGATGCTCGTGGGTATGCTATTGTCTTTGTGGCCAACATTACGACAGCTGTTTATCTTGCTACTATCAACCGTATAGGTAAAGcagtttcctttccaacatataaTGTTCTTTGACCGTACAAATCCTTCTGACCAGATGTTCTTTTTCCTCCCCTAGGAAAATCTAGTGGCCTCAATAGCTTTGGCCTGATGTGGTGCAATGGTATTATTTTGATTGCCCTTTTTTCTTCTCAAACACTATTTGATTGCTCTTAACTTCAGATCAATCTTCTTATATCTTACCATCTTATAACCtgtctagcctaccccaacttgcttgggactgaaaggctatgttgttgttgttgttgttgtatcttATAACCTGTCTGTCTGGATTTCAGGACTTGTCTGTGGACCTTCAGTACTGTTCTTGACATATATTCAGGGTGACCTAAAGAGGACCATGGAATTTCCCTACCTTTATTCCCCTGGGTTCATGGTAACACTAGATTCATGGTTAAGTTAATTTGTGCATGCTTTTGTCAGTTTTAGTAGGCATTTAAAGACTGTGAATGCACGTCACGAAATTCAAAAGCCATGAGTCATGTTAATTATCTTCATCCGTGTGCTTGTACTGTCAATTAGCCAGTTAGCCCTTGGACTCATGCTGCAGCTGGAAGTTTAGTTTGCAAGACATTGTTCtgtttgtttcactatctttgagatccggtcaagtctagaaattAGCTTGGATTGCACATGTTACTGAAGCACATGAGCACTACCTTGTGTGTAGTCACAGAGACTCACTCTCACCCAAGTCAAGTTTTGCTGGTGCTGATAATTTTGATAATACCACCCTCTAGTCCTTTAATATCATTTATCATGTTCTAATTTAGCAACAATTATCCATAATACTATTACGATGACCTATTGATAGTGCCTCCAGTTTGAAACCTCAAAATTCTTTCATTCAGTCCAATTACTAGTGTATAGTATAGCTGCTGTAGATGATCTTCAGGTCACTTTACATGATAATTTGTTTATTTTTCATACTAATTTAACACTCAAAACAGGTAGACAACAAAATAGTGAGTATGTCAAGTAGTATTCCATTATATCATGTAATGTCAATAAAGTTATGAATGTCACTAATAATGAAATTTCACTTGTAGGCTGTGCTGCTATTTTCGTGCATCTTAGCATTTCTACTGAACTACACTATCTTCTGGAACACAATCCTGAATTCTGCACTCACACAAACGATGTGTGGAAACTTGAAGGTACAGCTGCCATCCAGTTATTCCACTCAACCGTATAGGCCAACATACAAACCATTTTTGAGTAGTGATATTCATGTTACGCTGTTTCTGCAGGATTTCTTCACCGTTGGAATTGGTTGGGTGCTATTTGGTGGCCTTCCTTTTGATCTTGTAAGTTTTTGGGCTTGTTTCTTATGCGCCACTTATGTTTGTATAACCTCCCGTGAATACTGAACCCCAGTTTCGTATGCAGCTTAATGTTATCGGTCAGGGATTAGGGTTTCTGGGCTCTGGATTGTATGCCTACTGCAAGATCAAAGGAAAGTAGATGATGATGTCTAGTGGGATCGACTGGGAGTAGACGTTGGGTGTGACTTGGTGTTTCATTCAGGGGCCAGTGTGCTTAACAAAAGTACCGTTATTTATGCTGTTTGCTCCTACATATGGGAGAGAAATTTTGTAGGTTTCCTGTATGTATTAAACTAAAGCCCTCATGAACACTACAAAACTGACAAGGAAATAGAGTATACCGAATTTTTACTGTCGCTTTATGATCGTTTCTCTTTTAAACTCGAATAGACATGCAAAATACAATGAGTAACTTATGTGAAGGGCACATAGAAACTTGAATAACCGTGCAGAATATAATGAAGAACTTAGGTAAAAGGCACATGATACAAAACGATCTGATCGAAAATCAGTCTTTAGGCTCAAATGTGAAACATGCACCGGTCCAAAATTGATTACTGTACTTCCAGTCTTCAGGttcaaatgtaaacatgtacCGTCCAAAATTGAAATGTTCATTCAggcgtactccctctgtcccaaaataactATAGTTCTCGCTttccgagaaataactttgattaatttTATCTAAaaagatattaatatttataatacacaattg encodes:
- the LOC136474227 gene encoding UDP-N-acetylglucosamine transporter UGNT1-like isoform X2, yielding MSSRSFRYWMCSGKICGVHGSCTFLDGMVCSTCLLYVLRRLKIISFTNSDPSVPSDSIFFVPFRMLLRTTPLSLAYLLYMLASMESVRGVNVPMYTTLRRTTVVFTMTMEYFLAKQKHTPPIIGSVALIVFGAFVAGARDLSFDARGYAIVFVANITTAVYLATINRIGKSSGLNSFGLMWCNGLVCGPSVLFLTYIQGDLKRTMEFPYLYSPGFMAVLLFSCILAFLLNYTIFWNTILNSALTQTMCGNLKDFFTVGIGWVLFGGLPFDLLNVIGQGLGFLGSGLYAYCKIKGK
- the LOC136474227 gene encoding UDP-N-acetylglucosamine transporter UGNT1-like isoform X1; this translates as MAKGGGERGALLPVSADVGKGNGGGGGGDDAVLFKGSAMTRRGAAAALSYMACSVLLVMFNKAALSSYSFPCANVITLLQMVCSTCLLYVLRRLKIISFTNSDPSVPSDSIFFVPFRMLLRTTPLSLAYLLYMLASMESVRGVNVPMYTTLRRTTVVFTMTMEYFLAKQKHTPPIIGSVALIVFGAFVAGARDLSFDARGYAIVFVANITTAVYLATINRIGKSSGLNSFGLMWCNGLVCGPSVLFLTYIQGDLKRTMEFPYLYSPGFMAVLLFSCILAFLLNYTIFWNTILNSALTQTMCGNLKDFFTVGIGWVLFGGLPFDLLNVIGQGLGFLGSGLYAYCKIKGK